The following are from one region of the Lytechinus variegatus isolate NC3 chromosome 4, Lvar_3.0, whole genome shotgun sequence genome:
- the LOC121412987 gene encoding hyaluronidase-1-like: protein MRENNLERRSSLVMRRNIPVIGLFPRYEYDPGPSNETQLPVLLVPVNGGIPQLANITQHLEKAAEDIMSTIPDPKYNGVAVIDWEAWRPQWKENFDMMRIYQEKSIAHVKELHPEWDTAMVESVAMLEWEEGAKLFMESTLELAKTLRPNTTWGFYIYPLCLIHGDTANMSCTAASMTNNNNIMWLFNGRTALYPSIYLRPFHFYQKLYVRSKLQEALRVRQRSDDPQGVIMSYTRFNYSHTGLFYSLEDLNNTILQSAEFGTNGVILWGNASDVSTAQECTQLRSYIINALGPTVMMSRNGAESCSKRICSGNGRCVGDILTCRSAGRPRDLMKAGVDQDHGENTCSCRCFRGWKGYTCSVRM from the exons ATGCGGGAAAACAACCTCGAGCGGCGATCATCCCTCGTCATGCGCCGAAACATCCCGGTG ATAGGACTGTTTCCACGTTACGAATATGATCCTGGGCCTAGCAATGAAACACAACTACCGGTACTACTAGTTCCAGTTAATGGAGGAATACCACAG CTAGCAAACATAACCCAACATCTCGAGAAGGCTGCAGAGGACATTATGAGTACCATTCCAGATCCAAAGTATAATGGTGTCGCCGTCATTGACTGGGAAGCTTGGCGTCCCCAATGGAAAGAGAACTTTGACATGATGCGCATCTATCAGGAAAAGTCGATCGCGCATGTGAAAGAGCTGCATCCTGAATGGGACACTGCCATGGTTGAGTCCGTTGCTATGCTAGAGTGGGAAGAAGGTGCCAAGCTTTTCATGGAAAGCACTCTGGAGTTGGCGAAGACACTGCGACCAAACACCACCTGGGGTTTCTATATATACCCGCTCTGTCTAATCCATGGAGATACAGCCAATATGAGTTGCACAGCTGCATCAATGACGAATAACAACAACATCATGTGGCTTTTCAACGGGAGAACCGCACTTTATCCATCAATTTATCTCAGACCTTTCCATTTCTATCAGAAGTTGTATGTTAGAAGTAAGTTGCAGGAAGCTTTGAGGGTCAGGCAGAGGTCCGATGATCCTCAAGGAGTTATCATGAGCTACACAAGATTCAACTACTCTCACACAGGTCTCTTCTATAGTCTG GAAGATTTGAACAACACCATCCTGCAGTCGGCCGAGTTTGGCACTAATGGCGTCATACTCTGGGGTAACGCTTCGGATGTCTCGACTGCACAGGAGTGTACACAGCTGCGGAGCTACATCATCAATGCCTTGGGTCCTACGGTGATGATGTCACGGAATGGGGCGGAGTCTTGCAGCAAGAGGATATGCAGTGGAAACGGAAGATGTGTCGGGGACATACTAACATGTAGGAGTGCTGGTAGACCAAGGGACCTGATGAAAGCGGGTGTAGATCAAGATCATGGAGAGAATACCTGCTCTTGTAGGTGTTTCAGGGGTTGGAAAGGTTATACTTGCAGTGTACGTATGTAA